From Azospirillaceae bacterium, the proteins below share one genomic window:
- a CDS encoding OsmC family protein has translation MGTYVATVNWSRAPTEAFTDMRYSRAHTWRFDCGIQVPASCSPHVVPAPYSNAANVDPEEAYVAAISSCHMLSFLWVAARHKVVVDSYTDTAEGIMEPIGDGKEAVTRVELRPKVTYVGTPPDRATEEALHHEAHEVCFIANSVKTEIVTR, from the coding sequence ATGGGCACCTATGTCGCCACCGTGAACTGGTCGCGGGCACCGACCGAAGCCTTCACCGATATGCGCTACAGCCGGGCGCACACCTGGCGGTTCGACTGCGGGATCCAGGTGCCGGCGTCGTGCTCGCCCCATGTGGTGCCCGCGCCCTATTCGAATGCGGCGAACGTCGATCCGGAGGAGGCGTACGTGGCGGCGATTTCCAGTTGCCACATGCTGAGTTTCCTGTGGGTCGCCGCCCGGCACAAGGTCGTGGTGGACAGCTACACCGACACCGCCGAAGGGATCATGGAGCCGATCGGTGACGGCAAGGAGGCGGTCACCCGCGTGGAACTGCGGCCCAAGGTCACCTATGTGGGCACGCCGCCGGACCGCGCGACCGAAGAGGCCCTGCACCACGAGGCGCACGAGGTGTGCTTCATCGCGAACTCGGTGAAGACGGAGATCGTGACGCG